From Coffea arabica cultivar ET-39 chromosome 10e, Coffea Arabica ET-39 HiFi, whole genome shotgun sequence, one genomic window encodes:
- the LOC113712153 gene encoding F-box/LRR-repeat protein At4g14103-like, whose translation MMNNELMMGAGASSAAAAAAPAAAAAAIYYSEDIRYSFNTLKPLNLFSKNSKQAVETTPDDDDDDNSDGDDSQVNRISAIPDELLSHILSFLPTRESAVTSLLSTRWRYLFASRPEIDLEFHPEPERSHSDADIDLGFHPERNRNQADKLFSEFVNFGNRLILLRNRAPLRKFKLSLMRVVESYRGALDSLISAALLCQLQELEISVDNRSSYRERLSPEGIFTCKTLTSLRLVWRGVDFKVPSPVCLPNLKLLCLIGPMFQLGDHDDSLQRLIQGCPLLQELELHCALGDLDQIFAEGACMQIEIRDMSSPFLKKVVLDLDGGLDAKVVVE comes from the exons ATGATGAATAATGAATTAATGATGGGGGCTGGAGCTTCTTCCGCGGCGGCTGCCGCCGcccctgctgctgctgctgctgctattTACTACAGCGAAGACATTAGGTATTCGTTCAACACCCTTAAGCCATTGAATCTCTTCAGCAAAAACAGCAAACAG GCTGTTGAAACCACCccagatgatgatgatgatgataacaGTGATGGTGATGACAGTCAAGTTAATAGAATCAGTGCCATTCCGGACGAACTTCTTTCCCACATCTTATCATTTCTACCAACAAGAGAATCAGCGGTTACCTCACTTTTGTCCACTCGATGGAGATACCTTTTTGCTTCACGCCCTGAGATCGATCTCGAATTCCATCCTGAACCTGAACGTAGCCATTCTGACGCTGATATCGATCTCGGATTCCATCCTGAACGTAACCGTAACCAAGCTGATAAGCTGTTTTCTGAGTTCGTAAATTTTGGCAATAGACTAATTTTGCTACGAAACAGGGCTCCATTAAGGAAATTTAAGCTCTCCCTTATGAGGGTTGTGGAAAGCTATCGTGGGGCACTCGATTCACTGATATCTGCTGCACTTTTGTGTCAACTTCAAGAACTCGAAATTTCTGTGGACAACCGGAGTAGTTATAGGGAACGATTATCACCGGAGGGAATATTCACCTGCAAAACACTGACTTCCTTGAGACTAGTGTGGCGCGGTGTGGATTTCAAAGTCCCCAGTCCAGTTTGTTTGCCTAATCTTAAGCTCTTGTGCTTGATAGGACCGATGTTTCAATTAGGAGATCATGATGATTCCCTGCAGAGGCTTATCCAGGGTTGTCCTTTGCTTCAAGAACTAGAGCTGCACTGTGCACTGGGGGATTTGGATCAAATTTTTGCCGAAGGTGCATGTATGCAAATTGAAATTCGTGATA